From the Lathyrus oleraceus cultivar Zhongwan6 chromosome 3, CAAS_Psat_ZW6_1.0, whole genome shotgun sequence genome, the window CATTGAACTTTGTCATTGCGTTGCCCAAGGCAAACATATTAGTAGCAACTGCAAACATTTACACGTGCTCATGCGTTAATGCTTTGAATAAACTTCATGGATTCAAACTAATTGTAACTTTAATCATGTATCTAAATTCACCTTTGGGTGATATCTACATACATTTCAATAACATACTCAAAAGAACATGCATGTCTATCTTTGGATATACAAGCAACAAGTATGATAAAAActttaattttattaattataagTCATGATTCATCTTTGGATGATCTCTATATATCTTATAATAATAAATACTATTATTTAACATAAACATGTTATTTGTATAGCATCGGATTAAAATTATACACTTTAATAAATTTGATCACTTTGGTGATTGCAAATTTTAATATAATAATTTCAAAACAATAAATTATATCTATTAAAAAAAAACGATACACAATTTTAAAACAGTAACATTTAAATGAGATTTAGCATGACAATGTTGCAACTCAATCAAACCAGGATATGAACACACAAAATTTGAAAAGGTAACATAACTAAAAATAAACGACTTTGTATACGAAGTTACGTAAATGAATATACTACGCATATATAGGATATTTTGGATTGTCTATTAACACATGCATTGGAAATTCTGGAACATGTATATAAATTCCAGTGCCATCACCGTAACGTTTTTGAAAAatttcaaaagcaattttatGCATAGCATACATACATATCATGATACTTTCTAATATAAACTATAATTCTTATTAAACAATCACTActtaaaaaaataaatcataatATCGATAATCAACACCGAAAAATCATAATACCGGTaactatgctctgataccaactgttAGCAAAATTTTATGTCTTGGATCTTGATATCATGATTTTCACAGTGTTTTAGATTCTATAAATAAAACCGTAAAAGCGTACCCGGATCCATGACATCGATTCTTGTCTGATTTATTGATCATTGTTTGCAATTGTTTTCTCCTCTCTTCCTTCTTCCTTATTTGTAACTTTGATGATGAAGATACTTTTGTGTATTTGTGAGAAAATGAGAAGGAATGAGAAAAATTTGTGTTGGTTGCCTAAATGTGTCCTTTTATAGACACTTTATTCCAATAGTCATTTTCCACCCCAAGAGTCATGTCCCAACAGTCatgaagagagagaagagagatttgtattttgaatttcaaaataaaacCCCATTGACTTAATTATCCATCTACCAAAATAATCATCACATTTAGGTATCTTTTATTTAAGCCAAATATTGTTTACATGAGTCACACCtaattaataataaattaatcCAACATAAAAGACATACACAAAACAAATATATGTTAGGATAAATAGTATTATTAAATATATTTGACATAAAACTGAATCATGTTACAACTCAAACTTCTTTATCTCACACACAATCCAAAAACCTAAATATATTATACCTTAACTTTATAAATATTCTCTTACTCACACTTAAGGTTTTAGTTTTAACATTCTCAAATCTTTCATAGTTGTATCTTATATTCTTATCATCTTCTTTATCATATACTAGTACATCTCATCTATTCTACCATAACATCtcttttttatattatttatttttcatcttctcatttttatgttattGTTTTCTCTTTAAATTACGTTTTTATCGCATATTTTTTCTTTAATTTCGCATTTCTAatattctttctttttcatcttctttaATCTCTCCTCtcctttgtttttttttcatttttattataatatttttgttattattttatgatactatgttatattttttattccacttttgtctaatcttatttttattccacttttgtctaatccTAGTTCAGCCGCGACTACTATTCATTCATCCTATTCACTATTCACGAAATTAGACGACTACTAAGATTTTATGGAGAACTAAACCACTTCGAAGTTGATCTGCTGTATTCAGGTTCCAAAACTTTGAGATTATTATAATTTTGCAATATAATTTCTATTCCCTTCAATTCAGTTGTATGATTATCGTTTGCTTAATCTGATTTGTCATAGAGTAGTTTTGTTTGGTTCAATTGATATATATTCCCCAATATTAATCACGTTTAACTCAATTTATTTGTTAATTCGCATTATCTCTAACCGATTGCTTAATTCGAAAAACAGAAACATAATTTTTATAATATCGTTAACACTTGTTGATTGATATTGTGATCGAACATGGATAGAGAATTCACTTAGGGAAGTGAATTTATAATAGTCAATGATAGGTAGGAATCAGATCGATAGATTAGTTTTTTAATCACAATTATAATCAATTTTGTTAACTGTATTCTTAATCTTAATCGAAACTGCATCCCCCCATTATTCTTTTAGTTGGTAAAAATCAATTCAAGAGTGCTTGCGATACGACTCTCGAGTGTCGCTTCCTTAAACTACCATTTTTAATTACTCGTTTTTTACTTGTGCGCGACAATGGATCAAATTGACACTATTGCAGGAGATAAGATGATTTATAGGAAGGAATTCTCTATTGGCCAAAAAGTCTTACTGTTTAACTCCCGCCTAAAAGTTATGGCTGGAAAACTTCGACCCAAGTGGATTGGCCCCTTTGTTGTTACTAATGTTTTTCCTCATGGTGCAGTAGAAATAAAAAATACAGGTACTGATAAGATTTTTAAAGTTAACAGACAGTGTCTGGAGCTATTCCAAGAAAGTTCGGTGCCAGAAGATGCAACCATAGAAGAGTTTTCCTTGGAAAAATCCACCTATATTGCAACTTGATCATGGAACCCTTCTTCCTTTCTCTCACTTTTATTTAATATTTATGTTCTTTCATTACGGACAATATATGTCTTAAGTTTGGGGGAGTGAATAATTTACTTTGTTTTCTTCCATTCAATTTTCcttgtttttatttgttttgttttgttttttcttaaataaaaaaGAATTGCATGCTTTTTCATTGGGTTTTGGGTTACAAGTGTTGTGTGAGTAATTTTATGTTCTATTAATTAACGACTTATGGTGTGATGTGATTGATTTGCTCTGTATTTTTAGTATGATATGTAGGACTAAACTATGAATTGTGCATCATTTGTGATATACATTtaccttgtgagattttgagctTAATAATGGATAACATTCAAAAATCCATATTTTTTTCCTTGTGTGTTTCACTCATGTCAGTTAGTCTCTACAACTTGAGTTGACTATTGTTGAAACTTTTTGTTTACTTGTAtacactgatatgataaaggcaactgatttttgttttatttatttgtttagccagttagccaaaaGTCAATTCTGAATATGTCATCCCTTGTTTGAAatttgtttaaaactcattacaagccGAAAAGTGAAAAATAGTGGTATCACCATATTCAAAGGGTAGAAGGAGTCTTCTTTAGAGTTGTGTGAGGTTGAATTATTATAGTTGTGATACTTTAAAAGTTGGTAGAAAAAAAAAGGATGACAATACATATTCCTTCtaaaaaaagaataaaatgagaaaaaagaAGAGAAATAGTTGCAAGGTTGttttttgaaaatgaatgaaGTCTTTTGTAGTTCAACTCCCATAgtttctttcaattttattttgaCCCATTGAATTTTAGGCTAATACCCCTTATGATATATCTTATTCTTACCTTGGTCAAGTTACAACCCgaataaaaatcattttaatctttgtgtgcatgtatttcaattgtggatgttagagtaTTTTCAAGGTTATGGTAGTACTAATTTTTATGATGTGTTTTGAGTGTAAATAGTAACttaaacacttgagagttgagtgaattttatCCTGTGAAGATCTTTCTACTTttgatgtactctttggtaaATTGTCTTCGTACTTCCTTTGAATGCCATTGAATTTTACTCACTAACACCATATTTCTTGAAGCTTAGAATGAGAATTTTACTTGCACCCTTGTGATTTTGAAAGTCTTTGAATTTGCATGCTTTGTGTTCTTCCTATTTTGCtgttttaaaattttaaatatatatatatatatatatatatatatatatatatatatatatatatatatatatatatatatatatatataatgttttTTTTGTTAACAAAACTATTCCTCAGGTCTTATTCCCCGTAGATGTGGACCAATTCCATTATATGGTAATAATTAGTAATTCATGATTAGGAGGATCTATCTATAATCTTAATGAATTATAATTCACCAATTCAATCATTAATACTACATGATGGACCCATATTTTTTTTAAGCTTTTTTTATTATGATTGACTCTTAGGCAGACATGTGAAGGAAATgacaaacagacaacaacaaCATTTATGAATTATTCTAAGAGAAATGAGTATCCCGCAGGTTGTGAAGTTATGATGATATGGACCATTATATTTTAGTCATTCAAGAAAACTCCTTCAGACGGCAACACTTATCACATTAACGGCTAAAATGATCTTCCTATTTTTATACAAAAGAGGACAAATGTGAGTTTTTTTGGGAATAACTTTGGAAACCAAATGTGAGTTAAAACTTCTAACTTCGTGGAATGGTAGTGTGCAGCAAACTATAGATTTAGTTGGATTGCTGTCACTATATCAATGGGCACTCTTGCTTTATCATGAAACACGCAATCTGTAGTGTTGAAATGTAATTCAATTTAGTGAGTTAGTTGAGTTACTTGCATATGTTAAATTACTTGATGTGCAAGTAACTAATTAAGTTGGCTATAATTTGTTGGGCCTCATTAATGCTTTTTAAGCTTAATCCATGTAGTAAATGAGTAGTCATTTGTAATCATGAATGAATGAGTGAAGTACATAATCAATTGAAActaattttatatatatttattttatatatcTATAAAATACAtcaaaaataatatttattttaaatagaaTAAGACTAAATAATTCAAATTGAATATTCATAACtaaaactaaataaaaaaaaaagaatatagAGAGAGAAATCGAATATAAGCGGGTAGCGGGAATCGAACTCGCATAATTAGCTTGGAAGGTTAAGGGTAATAGTCAACGCTTATGAATGAACGACTCTAATTTAAAATCGAACGTGAAATTTTTGTTTTCATTAAGCTCCTTTACAGAATAATTTAAGAGATAGATGGAATACATGAAAAATGACCTATAACATCTATGTCGGTCTTTCGGTATGAATATAATTAATGTTGTTTTTTAGATGATCCCTATAGAAAACGAGGATTTGAACGATCTCTTTTTTTCTAGTTACTTCGTTCTCTATTTTCTATTTGATAGAATCTTTAGGAAAAGAATAAAATTCCCGTCGAGCTAAAAACATATGTTGATGTTTCTAGTAAACTAAAAAAATCGTTTAATAGCTATTTTGCTTCGCTCTCTCCtatataaaacaaataaaaaatggaaagatttAGTTACGATTGGAAATAAATTTTAGATATCTTTCTCTTTGGATCCTTTAGTTATATTAAAAAATTGAGATTCTTGATCCAATTGCAAAAACTTATGTTTCATAATTTTAGAATCAATTCTAAATTGTATACAAATTACGATAATGTATATTATTCCTCGGATTGCTCGTTGAGAGGTATAAATGATTAAATCCCTTTAAGTAAGAAATATAGTTTTTGATCGTGATATGAATCATACAAGGGACCCCTTAACTATTGATCGATATAACGAATCACACTTTTACCACTAAACTATATCCGCTACAATATCATTATTGTATATAAAAGGATCTTTTGTCGAACAAGGGAATCAGTCATAATCATGAAATAGGTGCATAATTTTATGAGAAATAAAGTGTTTCCATGTTTCGTAAATGACCCCTAATGAAATTTAGAAAAGGGGACAAATCTCATTTTTGGATTTTGTTGAAGGTATTTTGACGGATAGATCTCGACAAAATTACTAAACTAAATTCATAACACAAAAATACATTATGCAAGCAAGAATCCATAGTTCTATTTCTTTTTTTAGATACGTTACCTGATTAATTAGTAGGATATACGATCACAAagtgatttttatttttatttgaacATATTAAAATGTTTGAATTAATTACAAGTTTCAAATTTGATACAGAAAAATAAATCATTGTTATCCAGGGTTCATGGGAAAAAAGAGTTGTGCCAGTACCTAATTGGACTCTGGTTGGATAAAAAAACAAactaaaaaaaagataaaaacaTGTAGATTTAGATTATATATTTAGTATAtatagaattaatatatatttgAATATATATTTATGAGTTAATATAGAATTATGAATAGTAATgaaataaaattataattaaataaaaaaaaaagatagATAAGATATATCAAATGAAGATCAAATAATGTTCTTACTTGAACACATGATGTTTAAGCTTAATAAAATAACTCAAATAAGGTGAGTTGACGAGCCAAAGGCCGCCCTAGGCATGCTATCACCAAGCAAGCATGTATGAATCACTATCACATGACATCAATGCGTCAAAACATGTTCCCCAAATGCAGTGATTGCCATTTATGGACCAGACCAGCAACATGAATATTCATTATGGCGAGTAATGGCCGTTAATACCTTTGTCTGTGACCCGAATGCTAAATAACATGTTTAAAAGGAGGGTCCAATCGAGGAAGAAGGCATACTCAATTCTTAGAGAGAAGTTACACATTATGAATCTTTCTGACCAACATCAGAGGAGTTATCAAGTAGCGTTCTTACTTGAACACATGATGTTTAAGCTTAATAAAAATCTTTGTACTTGAAATAAGCTCTAAGATTCTAGAAGAAAAGAATTGATGAGCTCCTCTTACACATTGAATATTCCAATTGACTATAAAATTTATGACAAAAGCTTAAATCAAGAAAGTATCTACACATTGTACTGCATATGAATGATCTACTCGTGACTAGGAGTAATCATGTTGAAATTCTAAACTTTAATTTTTAGATGAACAATGACTTTAACATGATTAAACTAGGAGGACTGAGGTATTTTCTTGGCCTTGAGTTTGTTGAAACTAGAAAAGGAATAATGATTCATCAAAATAATTACATTAATGACATCCTAGAGAGATACCACCCTAAAAGCCAATTACACACTTATCAAAGATTGAGACGAAAAAAAAAAGGATAACATTATATACAAGCATACGATTCAACACCTAATATATTTCTCAACATAGGTGTGGTAAACTGGTTTACCAAAAAAATCTAAGTTGTCAAATGTGCAAGTAGTGAAAATAATTAGATACCTCTAAGAAACGGTTGATTTAGGTATCATGTTCCTAAAATCTGAAAAACAAATGGAGAAAGTTGATTGGCATTGATTCAGACTGTATGGTGAAAAAGTAGAAAAGATAAGTACAATAGGATTCCTGATTAAGCTCTTTAGTTTCCTAATCTCATAATGTTCCAAGAAGCAAACAATTGTGATATTGTCATCATGTAATCCTGAATACTTCTAAACTTGTAATGCAACATTCTAAAGTGTTTGATTGTAATCTTTATTAGGAGAAATGAAGATTATCAAGGAAAGAGAGGCAAATATTATGATAGACAAAAACCAACTATCGACGTTATTAAAAATCTCATATCTTACATCTTATGGGAGGAGAAAACACATAAAAACCAAATTTAATTTTCATAGATATCAAGTAAGTAAAGAAAAAATCACTATAACCTACTACATGACATAAGATCAAGTTGTAGAATCCTAACAAAGCTATGAAGAATgaaaaattaaaagaaataagaaaaataCTTAATATAGTTAACCTAGAGACTTTAAGTTAAGAGAGACTATTGAAATATAAATCAAATTAGTGAGTTAGTTGAATTACTTGTTAAGCAAATAATTAGTTATTTAAGTCACATGAAAGTAACAAACTAACTAATTAAGTTGGTTATGATATCTTGGATGCCATTAGTGCTTTGTAAGCCTAATCTATTAAATGCATAAGCGATTTAGTGATATGAATGAATGAGTGAAGTGCATGTATAACCAATTGAATCCCAATTTTGTTTTTTATCCTTGTGTGATCACTAAGTAATAGCACGATGCATTCATGTTCATCTTGTATCAACCTTTTGTCGGTGGCGGCTACTTCGAGCTTGGTAATCATAAAATGTTGGTTGTATAAGTATGTCAAGTTTTTGACATAAATTTTCTTTCGGTCAATCTTTTTCAACAAAAATCAATATATTAAAGTACCCACAAATATTCTAGAAAACGTGTAAGATATATACGTATCGTGATTATTACGTCAATATTTTTATTCTTAGTAAAAAATACTCCATGTTTCAAACGAGCCGTGCGAGCTCTGCTACCATCGAATAATATAAACACTGACAGCAAGGGGCACCGTGAACCGTATTTAACAATCAAGTCAACGGTGCTAAAAGGATAGTCTCGTAATTAACACAGAATCAATTGGCGTTCCACTCCACTTCCATTTACTATATCCAATTTTACACTATCAAATTTCTATTTTTTGATTAACACAGAATCTTActattatatattatatatgtaaAATTTGAATAACCTACTCAAAATAAAAATTGTATTCCATACCTAGCACCCACCGCTTTACAttttgtgtgtatatatatttTCACACACAAAGCACAACCCAATTAATGAAACTTGTTATATGACTAGCTTCTAAAACTACAACACTATGGTTTGCAATCTCAGCAAAACTGAAGACGGTGGCGCCGCTACAATCTCCGCCGTGCATCCCGATATTATTCAAACCCACATCCTCACGTGCCTCGACGGTCCCTCACTCGCTTCCACAGCCAGCACGTGCTCTCAGCTTAACTCCCTCTCATCTTACGAGCATTTATGGTCCAATATTTGCACCTCCACGTGGCCTTCCACCAACACGCCACGTGTCCGCAACGTAATCTCCACTTTCCCTAACAGCTCTCGCTCTTTCTTCTCCGATTCTTTCTCAACCGTAACCGCTCCCGCCTCCAACCGCCACCGCGCCAATCTTGAAGCCACGCCAGAAATTCTATCCGCCGTTGACTTATTCCACCGGAAAAAGCTTGTTTTATCTAGATTGGTGGAGACTGAAACCGAGTCGGGGTGGTTTCGGTGTTCTCCGTTTCGGATTGATATTCTCGACCCGAAGGATTCGGTTGAGACGAGTATGGATTATCCGAGAGACGATGAAGCGTGTAAGAATTTAGAAGATGAATTGAGTTTGAGTTGGATTGTGATTGATCCGAGGGGGAAGCGTGCGGTGAACGTGTCGAGTGGGAAGCCGGTGTCGGTGAACCGTCACTGGCTAACCGGCGACGTGCAAGTGAGATTTGCGACGGTGTTACACGGCGGAGAGAAGGGATCAGCGAAAGAAGCGACGCTGTGTAGTTTATTGGTGACGTTGGGGAAGGAAATGCAGGTGAGGGAAACTTGTTTTCAGATTGAGGATATGGATGGGAATCAGTTGAATGGGAGGGATAGTTTGGGGATTTTGCAAAGAGCATTGGAAAGTGGAAGGAAAAGATTGAGGAACGGAAAGGAAGGAAAGGAAAGGTACGTGGAATTTGTGAAGAAGAAAATGGAAAGGAAAGAGAGAAAATTgagaagagagagaaaattggatATTCTCTGTGTTGCACTCGCTGCTTTGTCTGTTGCGGCTTTTTCCACTCTCTTTCTCTCTTGATTTCATTATGTTATATTATATTTGAGTTTCATTTCAGATACAAACATATAAGAAACAGGGAACAATTTGATGTTAGTTACAGTGTCAAACAAATGTTGATGTTTAGTTACATCTTACGATAATTGAAATTGAAGGAAAGGAAAGTTATGTAAATGTAAGTAGTACTAAGTAATGACTTATGATAGAGAAGTGTTTAATCCTACCATGAATCCATGATCGTGGTATGGCTTTATACATGAAAATTGTATTCAATGCAACTTGTAGATTTTACATACTTATGTTTGGTTTTCACGTTTCCAAATAAATCTGTCTTTGTCACTCATAATCATAAATTAATGTGCTCCATTTAAGGGTGATTTACATCTATTATATATCTTATCATGTTTCTGCTCCCACCCACATGACCAAACCATACCAGCAACCTCACAACCTATATGATGTAAATTGTTGATGTTTGGATCTCTATAACTTCATCACTATTGCACTTGTACAACATTCAAGTCCAAATGACTTTAGTGATTGATGGTAGATGTTTTTTTTGGTCGCTTGATGTGCAAATGTGAACTAGGGGACCACATTTAAGCATGACAATAGTATGGGGTAGGGTTTTCCGGCTTTAAATTTCAATCTATGATATAATATGTTTCATGTTCCAATTTTTATTCGAAATGAATAATTATATTTAAATTCGTCTCAAATGGGTTGGGTATCTCTTTCCCGTTCATAATCTATTTTGAAGCCTAAtaaaattttatatatatatatatatatatatatatatatatatatatatatatatatatatatatatatatatatatatgataaagtAAATCAATCATTAAAAGTTTTAGAGATGTATTCTAAATAttttatataataaaaaaaatatcaatGCATTAATTCAATAATATTTTTAATCACCGAAATTAAAGAATATAAATGACCATGAGACGTGTTTAAGGATGATAACATCGAGAAGAATACTAGTGTTTCTATTATTTGTTTCATCTTTATCTTTTGAAATCTAGGAAAATTCAAACCCAATTAAAACATGATTTTTGTGTTAGCTTGAAGTGAATTCGGAAGGAGAATTCATGTTCTATTGTCATATCTAACCACATTTTAACTTATGTTTGAGAGAGTTTTGAGTTTTTCAAGTTTTTCAAATGATATTAGGGTATTAAAATTAATTTGACACTAAATCAATGATTCATATTTATATTTAATGAGTCACATGATAATTTTGATATTCTATTTTTTTACTAATTGTTCCATTATGGAACCAGAATGTTTGATGAACGATGAAATGAGCTCTTAGTACGAAGGATCAAGCTTCTGATGTAACGGAGAGAGGATGATCTACATGGTTAACATTTCAACGCGCAAGTTAGTGACAGAATGAGAAGTAATGTGTGAGTAAAAATGGATTTGAATACCTGAAATGATACACGTTTCCTTTATATAGTGAGAGGGGTTAAAATTATCTGCTTGAGGTGAGGCGCTTTATGCAGGTAATTGTTGTATCTAATCAAATAGTGGCACACATGTCTGTAGGGTGGAGTTACCTGTTATTGGATGAATGACGAATCATATGCTCTAATGTTATTGGAGTTACCTCTTATTGAATGTATGATTATCTTCGTTCTTAATGGTTGTTATAAACTAGTTACTTTTAACTTATTATATATGTTTTAGCTATTCATTAATATTTCAAATGAGTTATGTTGGTTTGAATATGAGTAATTTTTTCTAGAATGGGGTGTCGAATAGACAATTTAAAATCCTTTATTTTCGGTTTTGAAAATCAGATTAGTCGAGCAGAAACGaatatgatgaaaactttgttttaaatgttttaagCTATTAAAAGAAGATTGTTGTAATACACACACCAATGATTTTAAATGAAGATATTGGTAATGTAATGCGTAAAATTCAAAGCATCAAACAAGGTGTTTGATGTAGTTAAGAATTAAGCAGATTTGAGCAATTCTAGTTTCAATTATTTACAAAATAATCACTAACATGATTATTTATAAATCCAATTCTAATCAAACATAATCTTATACAAATTAAGAATATGCATGTAATAAACCTATTAAGCATGCAATTCTAGATTAAACGATAAATCTAACAATAGGTTGGCCGGGTGGAAAGGTAAACATCTCACTATTGAGGGTAGAGTAGTGTTGATTAACTCCGTGTTGAACGTTATCCCTATCTATACTTTATCTTTTtacaaagcgccctctaaggttgTTCGGGAGATTCGTAGCATTCAAAGTAATTTCTTGTGGAATGGTTGCGAGAGTAAGAGAACAATTCATTGGGTGAAGTGGAGTATTGTTTGCAGTTCGCGTGATAAAGGGGGCCTTGGTTTGAAAGATGTTAAGGTGATGAATATGTCGTTGTTGAATAAATGGAAGTTGAGGATCTTGAAGGACCAAAATGCGTCCTGGAGGAAAATCCTAAGTACTCGATACGAGAATATTGAGAACAAGATTTTTGTTGGAAGCAACTCGGTTCTGAATAGTAGTGATTCAATTTGGTGGATGGACATAGTGTTTGTCGATTCTACTATCATTCCTGTTGAGAATCGGTTCACTAGTGCAGTCATTTGCACCGGGGAAGGCGGTAACGACATAACATTTTGGTATTCAAAATGGATATGTAATCAGCCTTTATGGGAAACGTATCTAGAACTTTGCGTACATGCCATTAACACCGATTGTTATGTGGCTGAAACAGGTGTGTGGAAGGGTTCGGTTTGGAGATAGAACATAAGGAAGATAGTGGATTCGGCAGCTGATGCTGAGCCAGGTCTGTTGGCCGAATTTGCTGGCCTGCTACAACAGGTTTCGATGGAGCAAAACATTCCTGACAGGTTTGTTTGGATGGGAGATATCAAAGGAGTTTTTTCAGTCAAATATTGTGTGAAACATTTTACTGATAAAAAACCTTCTTCTATGCCTTCAGATATTGTAATTTCCATTAACCATTTGTGGAACGTAAATGTTCCTCCTAATTTCCTTATTTTTGGATGGAGGTTTTTGCTCAATAGGATTCCTGCAAAGGATTAATTGTTCAATTGTGGAATTCTGTCGGAAGCTAGAGATTTATGTTGTGTCTATTACTCTACGAAGTTAGAAACTTTATCGCATCTCTTTCGTTGTTGCTCGAATTCGATTAGAATTCGGAACAAGGTCTATGAGTGGATGAGAATCCTTGTGGATTTATCTTTGGCGAATTTTGTGGATTTCTTTTTGCATTGTGATTAGGTGGAGTGTTCTTCTCAAAGGACTATCATGGTTGTTATTTGGGTAGCTATGGTTTAGAGCCTTTGGATTATGCGTAATGCCATTAATTTTAAGGAAGATGTCTTTGTTTTTTATGATTGTATGTCGGCAATTGTTTTGAGGTCATGGAAGTGACTTTGTTCCTTTTGTAAAAAAGCCGACTTATGTAACTTTTATTATTGGAATACTCTATCACTCCTTTGTTTCAGGATGTAGAGGCTTTCCGAGTTGTTTCTTCAGGGTGGAGTATCCTTTATACTCCCTTTAATAGAATCATTGCCTATTAAAAAAAACTAACGCAAACATGCAAGAAATCtaaatgtgtgtgtgtgtgtgagagagagagagagggagagagagagagagagagtacaccAAAATTTATACTAGTTCATCGCTATCATCCTCACATGCACCTAATCCAATCTCTGATGGTGAATAACCAAAATTTTGTTCTTCCACTATATGCATTTATTTAAGTTTCAGTTACAACAATTCAATTTAAACAAAGATAAACTATAACAATCCAGTTTATCTTCTTCCTTGATTCTTGGTTGAATTTGTTTTCAATAATCTCCCTAACTACATGCGATCTTCACTCGATCACCATTTCAAACCtttgacaaacttcaactttGAATGTTTACTGATCTTCACTCAATTCCAAACTTCAAATTTTGAGTTCTTTCTTTCATCATTGACAGCTTGTTGATCTACGCTTGATCCCAAATTTCAAGTCTTGAGTATTTCTCCCTCAACAGGTTGACCGATACACAAAGAAAAACTCCAAACCTATGGAGAAAATATCCCTTCTCtttttcttcaattaaattcacTTTTTTTTAATTTCTTCAAGATCAAATTTTTG encodes:
- the LOC127125611 gene encoding probable F-box protein At2g36090, whose product is MVCNLSKTEDGGAATISAVHPDIIQTHILTCLDGPSLASTASTCSQLNSLSSYEHLWSNICTSTWPSTNTPRVRNVISTFPNSSRSFFSDSFSTVTAPASNRHRANLEATPEILSAVDLFHRKKLVLSRLVETETESGWFRCSPFRIDILDPKDSVETSMDYPRDDEACKNLEDELSLSWIVIDPRGKRAVNVSSGKPVSVNRHWLTGDVQVRFATVLHGGEKGSAKEATLCSLLVTLGKEMQVRETCFQIEDMDGNQLNGRDSLGILQRALESGRKRLRNGKEGKERYVEFVKKKMERKERKLRRERKLDILCVALAALSVAAFSTLFLS